The Archangium primigenium genomic interval GCGCCACGTTGCTCGCGAAGAGCACCGCGCCACAGAAGCCGATGACGAGCTGCCCGGGGACATGGTCCGCCGCGTCGCGCTTCTTCTCCTTCGCGTCCTCGCCCCCGCCGCCGCCGAGCTGCGCGGTGCCCACGGAGACGCCAATGGCCACGGTGCCCGCCTCCACCGTCACCTTGCCCACCACTTCCTGCCACGAGCTGTCCACGGTCAGCTGGCCAATGAGGAAGAGCACGGCCGCGGACACGAGCAGTCCCAGGCCCAGCTCCTCCACCGAGTCGGTGAGCACCTCGCTCCAGGTCACGTCCTGGCGAAAGCCCCCATAGCGGTTGTAGCCGAGCAGCAGCACGAACGTGGCCGCCAGGTACAGCAGCAGGTGCCCGGGGCGGGCGATGAAGCCCGCCCACCAGACTTCCATGGTGTAGAGCAGGGGAAGACTGAAGAGCAGCCCTCCGGCGAGCCCCCGGCCATACTCGCGCAGGGACTTCATGACCGCCTGGTGGCGGTCCTCCGGCGGGCGCGGTTCACCCATGGGTTCCACCGTCCTCCCGCCCGAGGGCGCCGTCGGTTCAGCCCAGCTTCGTCGCCAGGCGCATGCCGACCGAGGTCACCAGCGCGTCCTCGAGGAAGCCCGCGATGACGTTGGGCACGTGCATCCGCTCGGTGGCGAGCCGACGCGCCGAATAGAGAACGAACGAGGACACCAGCGACGCCGCCGCGCCCACCACGGCCAGGCCCACCACCGGGACCTTCTTGTGCCGCGCCAGGGCCATGCCCACCAGCGCACCGGAGATGCCGCGCACCAGCAGGCCCGGCGTGCCGAGTCGGGGCGGCATGCCCGGCAGCTTGTCGAGGATGAACTCGCCGAACGCGAGCAGCGGCAGGGCGCGCGCCACCGTGGACGAGGCCAGGATCTCCTCCACCGGGCTCGCCTTGGGCGGGACGCCGTCCTCGGCCATCTGCTGGCTCATGAACGCCGGAGCGCTCAGCACCCGCATCCCCGCCATCGCTCCCATTCCCGCGGCCGTCACCACGTCGCTGCGCTTCATGTGTCCACCCCTCGGCTGCCTGCGCTGGTCTTCCCAACAGGATGCGGATGGACCTCGCGAGCGACCATTCCCCACACCAGGGCTCGCCTGCCTGGCTGCTCCTTATTCCTCCCGCGCCATGGGGGGCACGTCCCGGCCCTCGCCGAACGCCAGCACCCACCACTCGGGGGCCTGGGCGCCCCGCTCGACGAGCGCGCCGGCCAGGTCCCACAAGGGCTCCGTCTCACCATCGTCCGCGAGCCGGAACGTCCCGTAGTGCATGGGCACGCTGTAGCGGGCGCCCAGGTCCACGCTGGCCTGCACCGCCTCGCGGGGGGACACGTGCACCGGGGACATGATGCCCTCGGGCTTGTAGGCGCCGATGGGCAGCACCGCGAGCCGCATGGGGCCCAGCTTCTCCCGGGCCTCGGTGAACTGGCCGCCCGCGGCCGTGTCTCCCGCGAAGTAGGTGCGCCCGTGTGGCCCCCGGAAGACGTAGCCCGTCCACAGCGTGCCGTTGGCGTCCCCGAGCCCCCGGTTGGAGAAGTGCTGGGTGCGCGCGCTCACCAGCGTCACCTCCGGCGCGAGGGGGAACTCCTGCCACCAGTCCACGTCGGTGACGTGGCGCAGGCCCTCGCCCAGGAGGAACGCGCGGTTGCCCAGGCCCGCGAAGACGCGCACCTCGGGGAAGCGCTCCTGGAGCCGCAGCAGCGTGGGCACGTCCATGTGGTCGTAGTGGTTGTGGCTGATGACCACCACGTCGATGGGGGGCAGATCCTCGAAGCGGATGCCCGGGGGGCGCATGCGCTTGGGGCCCGCGAAGGACACCGGGCTGCAGCGCTCGCTGTAGATGGGGTCCGTGAGGACGTTGAGCCCGTCGAACTGCAGGAGCACCGTGGCGTGGTTGATGAACGTCACGCGCAGGTCGCCCCGGCCCACGCGCTGGGGGGGCGGCGGGCCGTGGAGCGCGTCCAGCCGCTCCTTCCACGCGCCGGGCTTGCGTGTGGCCACCCACTCCAGGGCGCTCATCGTCCGGGGGCGGGGCTCGCGGTTGACGAAGCGCTCGCCGTCGAAGTGGTCGCTTGGGGTGCCCTTCCAGGTGGGGGCGGAGAAGAGACAGCCGCTCGTGCTCAGGGCGAGCACGAGCCAGGGCAAGGCGGCGCGCGGCGAGGTCATGCCGCCATCATGTCACTTCAGCCGGGCGCCCATCATGTTCACCAGCGCGTCGCCGGTCAGGTCCGTGTACTTGCGGCCCGCCACCTGTCGCACCAGGTCGGACGTGGCGTAGCGGAAGTGGGGCTCGGGGACGGTGGCCGCCTCCACGATGATGCGCGCGATGTCCTCGCCTGTCTGCGCATGCTGGTAGACCGCCGCGGAGCCGGCCATGTAGCGCTCCAGCAGGGGCTGGTAGTGCGCGTCCCCGGGCGAGGGCTGGCCGCTGATCTTCGCCTTCACGTGGGTGACGAACTCGGTGTTCACCGGGCCCGGCTCGATGTTGGACAGGTGGATGCCGAGCGTGCGCGCCACGGGGGCGAGGCTCTCCAGGAAACCCTCACAGGCGAACTTGGCCGCGCAGTAGGCGTCGTTGAAGGGCTGGCCCACGAGGCCGCCCACGCTCGTCACGGTGATGATGCGGCCGGACTTCGCCTCGCGCATGACGGGGAAGACGGCCTGCGTCATGCGCCACACGCCAAAGAAGTTCACCTCCATCACCGAGCGCAGCGCCTCCAGCGACGTCTGCTCCAGCGTGCCGAGGAAGCCCGCGCCCGCGTTGTTGACGAGCACGTCGATGCGCCCGTGGCGCTCGAGCACCCCGCGCACGCAGGCGCTCACGGACGCGTCGCTCGCCACGTCCAGGGGCTGGATGTCCAGGGAGACCCCGGCGGCCCGGGCGCGCTCCTGGAGGGCCCTGGCCCGGGCGGGGTCGCGCAGGGTGGCGACGGTGTGGAAGCCGGCCTGGGCCAGGTGGACGGCCGTGTCGAGGCCAATGCCGGAAGAGGTTCCCGTGATGAGTGCGACGCGCGCCATGTGCGACCTCCGTGCGCCCGGGGAGTGGGCGGTGGGGGCGGGTTCTATCCCGTTCGGCCCTCCAGGCTTCCCGGATTCCAACCAGTGGCGCACACTTCGACTGGATTTTCCGTGCGCGAGTGCCCACTCGTTCCCCTGGCCAACGTGACAGGTGGAAGCGAATGGCCTCACCCTGGGAGGCACCATGACACCGGAGCGAGAAGTCACCTTGTTGCCCGTGCCGGCCTCCGTGGCCACGGCGACGGGAGAACCGCGGTTTGGCACCTACCAGGGCGAATTGCCCGAGGTGGACCTGCAACGCCTGGCGGGCCGGTGGGCGCCGGCGGCGGCGCGGGACCGGCTGCTCAAGCGCAAGCGCTGGCATTACACCCTGGCGGCTACCCAGGAGGTGGTGGCGCTGTTCGCGGTGGTGGATGTGGGCTACTCGTCCAATGCCTTCGCGGTAGCGCTGGACTTGAAGACCCGCAAGGCGCTCTGCGACGTGAGCTTCCTGGGCGTGCCGGGGCCCCTGGTGGAGGTGAGCAACAAGCCGGGCGCGGGCCTGGCGGCCTCGTTCCGCACGCTCGGGGGCCGCATGTCCGCCCGCCGGGGGCTCGAGGACGAGCACTATCAAATCCACGTGGACGTGAGCCGGCTGCGCACGGGCAGCCTCCAGTCCTTCCAGTGGAATGGGACGATGATGGTGGCCGGGGGGCCGCCGGCGCTCACGGTGATCGCCCCGGTGCCGGAGGACGGCTTCGTCAACGTCACCCAGAAGCGCGCGGGCATGCTCACCTCGGGCACGCTGGAGGCGGGTGGCAAGCGCTTCCAGTTGGACGGGGGCGTGGCGGGCACGGACTACACCCAGGGCTACCTGGCCCGGCACACCGCGTGGCGCTGGGCCTTCATGGCCGGGCGGCTGCCGGATGGCACGCCCGTGGGGCTCAACCTGGTGGAGGGCTTCAACGAGAGCTCCCAGGTGAACGAGAACGCGCTGTGGCTGGGCGACCGGCTCATCCCCCTGGGGCGCGCGCACTTCGAGTACAACCGCGAGGATCTCATGGGGACCTGGCGGCTGTGGACGGACGACCGGGCCGTGGACCTGTCCTTCCAGCCCCTGCACGTGCACCGCGAGCACCACGACTTCAAGGTGGTGGTGAGCCAGTTCGCCCAGCCCATCGGCCTCTTCTCGGGCACCCTGCGCGCCGAGGGCCGCACGTACGCGCTGACCGACGTCCCCGGCGTCACCGAGGATCAGGACATGCTCTGGTGAGGCGCGGGCCCGTCCCCGGAGCGGGCGGGCGAGCGGGCGTTGGTGGGAGGCCGAGGGGCTGACGTAAGCTCGTCCCGCGTGCGCGGAGTCCCATGAACTGCTCGAACTGCGGTCTGATCATCGCCGATGAGTCGCTCGGCTATTGCGTGGAGTGCGGCGAGACGTTCGGCGTCTCGCCCGATGGGGGCCAGGACGCCGACGGCGACTGGCAACCTCAGCCCTCCGTGTGGGAGCGCGTGGAGCAGGTGCTCGCGCCGGTGCGCGCGGGGGCGGGGCAGGTGGGCGACGTCTTCGTGAACCTCCTGGAGAGCCCGGCCCTCCATGGGCAGCTGCCCGGGGGCTCGTTGACCTTCCTGGGCCTGGGCCTGGTGGGGCTGGCGCTGCTGCTCTCGTGCGCGCCCTTCGTGTCGGGCATTGGCTGGCTGGGCTCGGGGGTGATGCTGGGGTGGGGCGTGCTGGTGGGCCTGCGCGAGTGGCGCGAGGTGAGCGAGGCGCCGACCCGGGACGAGGGCCGCTTCGTGGAGGCCTATCCCGCCGCGCTCGACAGTCTGCCCGGGGCGCTCTGGCGGCCGGAGAGTGTCCTGGCCTTCACCCTGGTCACCTGCGCCTATGCCCTGTTGATGGTGGGCTACGGGCCCGTGTCCCTGTTGTGGATGCTGGCCGCGGGCGTGCTCGGCTACGAGCAGGGCCGCCGCTTCTTCTTCCTGCTGCCCCGGGACGAGGACCTGCGGGCGGAGGCGGAGGCGACACACCCCGGCCTGCACCGCTGGACGGTGCTCGGGGTGGTGCTCTGCTCCTTTTCGCTGCTGCTGCCGTGGGTGCGGGCCTTCGGCCATGTGCCGAGCCTGTCCGGCGGCGAGCTGCCCCTGGCGGTGCTCACCCAGACGGTGCTGCTCGGGCTCGGGTGCTACGCGGTGAAGCACCGGGGGCTGGGCGGGCTGCACCCCATGTTCCTCATCCTCATGGCGCTGTGGCTGTCCATGTGGCTGGTGCTCATGAACAACGTCTACAGCCCGGGCCCCTGGGTCTATCTCTTCGGGGTGCTGGCGATCGACGCCGCCATCGCGCGCCACTTGATTCCGGCGCGCCCCAAGCCCGAGGAGGCCCCGCCCGCCTCGGACGAGGAGCCTCCCCCGGACCTGGACTACCAGGGCTGAGCCCGGGCGGCCCGGCCGCCTACTTCTGGCCCTTGAGCCAGGTGCGTACCTCGGGCAGGGCGCGCTCGCGCAGCACCACGTCCTGCTCGAGCCGCTCCAGCGTCTGGCCCGTGGCCTGCTTGGCCTCCTCCACGGGGTGGGCCGAGAGCAGCCGGCGCACCTCGTCGAGCTGCGAGCGCTCGCGCAGCGCGCCCAGGGACTCCACCACCCGGCGCAGCAGCATGGGCGCCATGCCGGTGCGCGCGAGCACGTCCTTCCAGCGCTTCTGCTTCTGGGACCACCAGGCGTCGCGGCCCGTGCGGTTGTTGATGAGCCCGGACAGGAAGCTCGCCACGTCCTGCATCTTCACCTTCTCGGTGAAGAAGAGCTGCTGCGCCGCCTCGGCGAGCTGGGGCTCCTCGAAGGCGGTGAGCGCCATGAGGTAGCGGCGCTGGGTGGCGGGGTCCGGCTCGCCGGGCATCTTCTCCAAGATCTTCTCGTAGAGCGCCCGGTCGCCGCCGCGCGCCACCATGCCCACCGCCGCGTCGAGCAGGTTGGGCTCGAGCGCGGACGTGTCGCCGTCCAGCGCGCGCAGCACGCGGGGCCGCGCCTCGGCGATGACCTCGGGGCTGCGCGCCACGCCGCCCAGCGCCCGCACGAGCACCGCGCGCCGGAGCTTCACCCGGTCCGTCTCCCCGGGCGCCGCGTTCCAGCCGAGCGTCTTGAGGCCCGCGCCGAGCAGCTTCTCCACCCAGCGGCGGAAGTGCTCCTGGTCCTCGCCCTCCACGAGCCGGTTCTCCACGTAGGCGAGCCGACCCACCAGCTCGTCGAGCACCGCGTCGTCCTCCTCGTGGCCGAAGCGGCCCGCCAGCTCCAGGTAGGCCGCCAGCGTCGCCTGGCCGCTGCGCGCGAGCGCCCACTGGTCCGCGAGCAGGGAGATGCGCTCGCTGGGCTCCAGCGCGTCCACGTTCGCCGACAGCCGCTCGAGCCCCGAGGCGTCGTAGCGCACGCGGTAGAAGCCCGTGGAGCCCGCGTTGGCGCACAGCCACTTCACCTCGCCCGTGCCCTCCAGCGTCACCTCGGCCGTGCTCTCGCGCAGGAGCACCCGCTGCTCGCGCACCCCGCCCGCGTCCGCGTAGCGCAGCACCATGGGCACCGGCCAGCGCTCGCCGCTCTTCACCCCGGGCTCGGAGTAGTAGCGCTGCTGGGTGAGCGTCACCTTGCGCCCCTGCACCGCCACGCCCACCAGCGGGTAGCCGTTCTGGCCGATCCACGCGTTGGCCAGCTCCAGCACCGGCTGCGACGAGGCGTTGGCGAGCGCGCGCCACAGGTCATCCGCCACGGCGTTGGCGCGCGCGTGCGTGCGCATGTACTGGCGCATGCCCTCGCGGAAGGCGTCCTGGCCGAGGAAGCCCTCGATCATGCGCAGCACCGCGCCGCCCTTCTCGTAGGTGATGAGGTCGAAGCTCTCACCGGCCTCGTGCGCGTTGCGCACCTCCCCGCGGATGGGGTGCGTGGAGCGCAGCGCGTCCAGGTGCAGCGCCGCGGCCTTGCCCGCGTCGAAGTCCAGCCACACCCGCCACTCGGGCTTCCAGTCGTCGACGATCTTGTACGCCATCCACGTGGCGAAGGCCTCGTTGAGCCACAGGTCGTCCCACCACACCATGGTCACCCAGTTGCCGAACCACTGGTGCGCCAGCTCGTGCGTCACCACCTCCGCCACGCGCTTCTGCACGGACAGGGGCGCGGTGGCCGGGTCCAAGAGGAGCGCGATCTCCCGGTAGGTGATGAGGCCCGCGTTCTCCATGGCGCCGGCCTCGAAGTCCGGGATGCCCACCTGGTCCACCTTGCCAAAGGCGTAGGGCAGGCCGAAGTAGGCCTGGAGCCGGGGCAGGGCGGCGAGCGCCGCGTCCTGGCCGAAGCGCGTGAGGTGCGCCTTCTCCGGCAGCGCCCAGGTGCGCACCGGAATGCCCTCCACGTGCTCCTCGGGCGTGCCCACCAGCGGCCCCACCACGAGCGCGATGAGGTAGGAGCTGAGCACCTCCGTCTCCTTGAAGGTGAGCTTGCGCACGTGGCCGTCGGACTCCTCGCGCTCGATGGCGCCGTTGCTCAGCGCGGTGAGCCCCGAGGGCACCTGCACGGTGAGCGCCCAGCGCGCCTTGAAGGACGGCTCGTCGAAGCAGGGAAAGAGCCGCCGGGCATCCGCCGCCTCGAACTGGGTGGCCGCCACCTTGCCCGCCATGTACAGGCCGCGCAGGCCCTCGGTGAAGCGGCCCGTCCACGCCACGTCCAGCGCGCCCTTGCCCGCGGGCAGTTGCTCGGCGAAGCGCACCACCACCGTCTCGCTCTGGGTCACCTCGCGCGAGTCGCTGGGCAGGATGATGCGCCCGTCCTCGGTGCGAAAGAGCACCTCGCCCAGCTTGAGCGCGATGGCGTGCAGGATGATTTCGTCGGTGGGCTTGTCCAGCGCCAGCTCGATGGTCTGCACGCCCGTGAAGGCGCGCGCCTCCATGTCGAGCGTCAGGGTCGCCATGTAGCGGTGGGGGCGGACGGAGAGGGGCAGCCGGAAGTTCTTGTCTTCTGTGACGTGAGTCATAGGGGGCGCGACTCTAACGGCAGTGCGAGCGCTTGCCGGGCGCGATGACGTGCCGCCGTCCACCGGGCAACGGCCAGTGGAGCGTCCCCCTCCCGGGTGTGGTTGAATGGCCCACACACACCCGGACGGGAGGCGCGCATGCGACGGCGAGGCGTGGAGGACTATCAGGACATGCCCTGGAAGAACGGGGGCGGGGTGACGCGGGAGCTCTTGCGCTGGCCGCACCCCCGGCATCCCCAGGACTTCCGGGTGCGCTTGTCGATCGCCACGGTCGCCACGTCCGGCCCCTTCTCGCTCTTTGCCGGCGTGGACCGGACGCTGGTGGTGCTGGAGGGCACGGGCCTGGGGCTCACCCTGGCGGACGGCGCGGGGGAGGTGGCGCTGCGGCCGACGAGCCCGCCCTTCGCCTTCCCGGGGGACGTCGCGTGCGACTGCCGTCTGCTGGGCGGGCCCGTGCGGGACTTCAACGTGATGGTGGACCGGAGCCTGGGCTCGGCCGTGGTGGAGCGGGTGCTCCTGGCGGCGGGGGAGCGCCGGGACCTCGGGCCGGAGGCGGGCACGCTGTGGCTGTATGGCCTGTCCGGCCAGGCCCGGGTGGGGGAC includes:
- a CDS encoding DUF2804 domain-containing protein, which translates into the protein MTPEREVTLLPVPASVATATGEPRFGTYQGELPEVDLQRLAGRWAPAAARDRLLKRKRWHYTLAATQEVVALFAVVDVGYSSNAFAVALDLKTRKALCDVSFLGVPGPLVEVSNKPGAGLAASFRTLGGRMSARRGLEDEHYQIHVDVSRLRTGSLQSFQWNGTMMVAGGPPALTVIAPVPEDGFVNVTQKRAGMLTSGTLEAGGKRFQLDGGVAGTDYTQGYLARHTAWRWAFMAGRLPDGTPVGLNLVEGFNESSQVNENALWLGDRLIPLGRAHFEYNREDLMGTWRLWTDDRAVDLSFQPLHVHREHHDFKVVVSQFAQPIGLFSGTLRAEGRTYALTDVPGVTEDQDMLW
- a CDS encoding MBL fold metallo-hydrolase produces the protein MTSPRAALPWLVLALSTSGCLFSAPTWKGTPSDHFDGERFVNREPRPRTMSALEWVATRKPGAWKERLDALHGPPPPQRVGRGDLRVTFINHATVLLQFDGLNVLTDPIYSERCSPVSFAGPKRMRPPGIRFEDLPPIDVVVISHNHYDHMDVPTLLRLQERFPEVRVFAGLGNRAFLLGEGLRHVTDVDWWQEFPLAPEVTLVSARTQHFSNRGLGDANGTLWTGYVFRGPHGRTYFAGDTAAGGQFTEAREKLGPMRLAVLPIGAYKPEGIMSPVHVSPREAVQASVDLGARYSVPMHYGTFRLADDGETEPLWDLAGALVERGAQAPEWWVLAFGEGRDVPPMAREE
- a CDS encoding TIGR02587 family membrane protein; amino-acid sequence: MGEPRPPEDRHQAVMKSLREYGRGLAGGLLFSLPLLYTMEVWWAGFIARPGHLLLYLAATFVLLLGYNRYGGFRQDVTWSEVLTDSVEELGLGLLVSAAVLFLIGQLTVDSSWQEVVGKVTVEAGTVAIGVSVGTAQLGGGGGEDAKEKKRDAADHVPGQLVIGFCGAVLFASNVAPTEEILKIAVEDSPWKLLGTAVLSLLLGGLILYHVDFKRAHRLTRRHVAWDMVWGTLVTYALALVSSALVLWFFGRFKDTGLFVCVAQVVVLGLAGTLGASAGRLLIQS
- a CDS encoding SDR family oxidoreductase yields the protein MARVALITGTSSGIGLDTAVHLAQAGFHTVATLRDPARARALQERARAAGVSLDIQPLDVASDASVSACVRGVLERHGRIDVLVNNAGAGFLGTLEQTSLEALRSVMEVNFFGVWRMTQAVFPVMREAKSGRIITVTSVGGLVGQPFNDAYCAAKFACEGFLESLAPVARTLGIHLSNIEPGPVNTEFVTHVKAKISGQPSPGDAHYQPLLERYMAGSAAVYQHAQTGEDIARIIVEAATVPEPHFRYATSDLVRQVAGRKYTDLTGDALVNMMGARLK
- a CDS encoding HutD family protein, which produces MRRRGVEDYQDMPWKNGGGVTRELLRWPHPRHPQDFRVRLSIATVATSGPFSLFAGVDRTLVVLEGTGLGLTLADGAGEVALRPTSPPFAFPGDVACDCRLLGGPVRDFNVMVDRSLGSAVVERVLLAAGERRDLGPEAGTLWLYGLSGQARVGDDLLAAEDLLEWDAPGVLRLQGVSEAHVLVIRLSSPA
- a CDS encoding M1 family metallopeptidase, whose protein sequence is MTHVTEDKNFRLPLSVRPHRYMATLTLDMEARAFTGVQTIELALDKPTDEIILHAIALKLGEVLFRTEDGRIILPSDSREVTQSETVVVRFAEQLPAGKGALDVAWTGRFTEGLRGLYMAGKVAATQFEAADARRLFPCFDEPSFKARWALTVQVPSGLTALSNGAIEREESDGHVRKLTFKETEVLSSYLIALVVGPLVGTPEEHVEGIPVRTWALPEKAHLTRFGQDAALAALPRLQAYFGLPYAFGKVDQVGIPDFEAGAMENAGLITYREIALLLDPATAPLSVQKRVAEVVTHELAHQWFGNWVTMVWWDDLWLNEAFATWMAYKIVDDWKPEWRVWLDFDAGKAAALHLDALRSTHPIRGEVRNAHEAGESFDLITYEKGGAVLRMIEGFLGQDAFREGMRQYMRTHARANAVADDLWRALANASSQPVLELANAWIGQNGYPLVGVAVQGRKVTLTQQRYYSEPGVKSGERWPVPMVLRYADAGGVREQRVLLRESTAEVTLEGTGEVKWLCANAGSTGFYRVRYDASGLERLSANVDALEPSERISLLADQWALARSGQATLAAYLELAGRFGHEEDDAVLDELVGRLAYVENRLVEGEDQEHFRRWVEKLLGAGLKTLGWNAAPGETDRVKLRRAVLVRALGGVARSPEVIAEARPRVLRALDGDTSALEPNLLDAAVGMVARGGDRALYEKILEKMPGEPDPATQRRYLMALTAFEEPQLAEAAQQLFFTEKVKMQDVASFLSGLINNRTGRDAWWSQKQKRWKDVLARTGMAPMLLRRVVESLGALRERSQLDEVRRLLSAHPVEEAKQATGQTLERLEQDVVLRERALPEVRTWLKGQK
- a CDS encoding DUF4126 family protein; protein product: MKRSDVVTAAGMGAMAGMRVLSAPAFMSQQMAEDGVPPKASPVEEILASSTVARALPLLAFGEFILDKLPGMPPRLGTPGLLVRGISGALVGMALARHKKVPVVGLAVVGAAASLVSSFVLYSARRLATERMHVPNVIAGFLEDALVTSVGMRLATKLG